A region from the Triticum aestivum cultivar Chinese Spring chromosome 3D, IWGSC CS RefSeq v2.1, whole genome shotgun sequence genome encodes:
- the LOC123080459 gene encoding mitochondrial thiamine diphosphate carrier 2 isoform X1, translating to MGAGAGAAEEPSQTRRALVDTAAGAISGGISRTVTSPLDVIKIRFQVQLEPTAKWGVLRRDVYGPSKYTGLMQATKDILREEGLPGFWRGNVPALFMYMPYTAIQFTVLHKLKTFASGSSRTEDHLHLSPYLSYVSGAIAGSAATVGSYPFDLLRTILASQGEPKVYPNMRSALVDIVQTRGVRGLYAGLTPTLVEIIPYAGLQFGSYDTFKRSMMSWNRYRYGIEEDDSASSFQLFLCGFAAGTFSKAACHPLDVVKKRFQIEGLKRHPRYGARIESSTYKGMYHALTEIVVKEGFGGLYKGLFPSVVKSAPAGAVTFVAYEYISDWIGAKAGVE from the exons atgggtgcgggcgcgggcgcggcggagGAGCCGTCGCAGACGCGGCGGGCGCTGGTCGACACGGCCGCGGGCGCCATCTCCGGGGGCATCTCCCGCACCGTCACCTCCCCCCTCGACGTCATCAAAATCCGGTTCCAG GTTCAATTAGAGCCGACGGCAAAATGGGGTGTACTTCGGAGGGATGTCTATGGACCTTCCAAGTACACTGGACTTATGCAAGCAACTAAAGATATTCTACGAGAGGAAGGTTTGCCG GGATTCTGGAGAGGAAATGTTCCAGCCTTGTTTATGTATATGCCATATACAGCTATACAATTCACAGTTCTACACAAGCTAAAAACATTTGCATCTGGTTCATCGAGAACAG AGGATCATCTGCACTTAAGTCCTTACTTGTCTTACGTAAGCGGGGCTATCGCAGGAAGTGCAGCAACTGTAGGATCATATCCATTTGACCTTCTCAGAACTATTCTTGCGTCACAGGGTGAACCGAAG GTTTACCCCAATATGCGGTCTGCACTTGTTGATATAGTTCAAACTCGTGGTGTTCGAGGGCTGTATGCTGGTTTAACTCCAACTCTTGTTGAAATTATACCATATGCTGGCTTGCAGTTTGGTTCATACGACACTTTCAAACGTTCAATGATG TCATGGAATAGATACAGATATGGAATTGAGGAGGATGACTCGGCATCAAGCTTCCAGCTATTTCTTTGTGGATTCGCAGCTGGAACATTTTCAAAAGCTGCATGTCACCCACTTGATGTTGTTAAGAAAAGATTCCAG ATTGAAGGATTAAAACGTCATCCAAGGTATGGGGCGCGGATTGAGAGCAGCACATACAAGGGCATGTACCATGCCCTAACAGAGATAGTTGTTAAGGAGGGGTTTGGAGGCCTCTATAAAGGGCTTTTCCCATCGGTGGTGAAATCGGCTCCTGCTGGTGCAGTGACATTTGTGGCCTACGAATACATCTCGGACTG GATAGGGGCCAAGGCCGGAGTTGAGTGA
- the LOC123080459 gene encoding mitochondrial thiamine diphosphate carrier 2 isoform X2 produces the protein MSMDLPSTLDLCKQLKIFYERKGFWRGNVPALFMYMPYTAIQFTVLHKLKTFASGSSRTEDHLHLSPYLSYVSGAIAGSAATVGSYPFDLLRTILASQGEPKVYPNMRSALVDIVQTRGVRGLYAGLTPTLVEIIPYAGLQFGSYDTFKRSMMSWNRYRYGIEEDDSASSFQLFLCGFAAGTFSKAACHPLDVVKKRFQIEGLKRHPRYGARIESSTYKGMYHALTEIVVKEGFGGLYKGLFPSVVKSAPAGAVTFVAYEYISDWIGAKAGVE, from the exons ATGTCTATGGACCTTCCAAGTACACTGGACTTATGCAAGCAACTAAAGATATTCTACGAGAGGAAG GGATTCTGGAGAGGAAATGTTCCAGCCTTGTTTATGTATATGCCATATACAGCTATACAATTCACAGTTCTACACAAGCTAAAAACATTTGCATCTGGTTCATCGAGAACAG AGGATCATCTGCACTTAAGTCCTTACTTGTCTTACGTAAGCGGGGCTATCGCAGGAAGTGCAGCAACTGTAGGATCATATCCATTTGACCTTCTCAGAACTATTCTTGCGTCACAGGGTGAACCGAAG GTTTACCCCAATATGCGGTCTGCACTTGTTGATATAGTTCAAACTCGTGGTGTTCGAGGGCTGTATGCTGGTTTAACTCCAACTCTTGTTGAAATTATACCATATGCTGGCTTGCAGTTTGGTTCATACGACACTTTCAAACGTTCAATGATG TCATGGAATAGATACAGATATGGAATTGAGGAGGATGACTCGGCATCAAGCTTCCAGCTATTTCTTTGTGGATTCGCAGCTGGAACATTTTCAAAAGCTGCATGTCACCCACTTGATGTTGTTAAGAAAAGATTCCAG ATTGAAGGATTAAAACGTCATCCAAGGTATGGGGCGCGGATTGAGAGCAGCACATACAAGGGCATGTACCATGCCCTAACAGAGATAGTTGTTAAGGAGGGGTTTGGAGGCCTCTATAAAGGGCTTTTCCCATCGGTGGTGAAATCGGCTCCTGCTGGTGCAGTGACATTTGTGGCCTACGAATACATCTCGGACTG GATAGGGGCCAAGGCCGGAGTTGAGTGA